The window CCATCCAGGTGCCGGAGGTGGTGATGTTGAGGCACTGACTGGTTTGCTCGATGGATGGAATGCTGAGGGTGTGTTGCAAAAGCGACTTGTATCGCCCCTTCTTCTTGGTGCTGGCAAGCTTTGAGAGAATGTCGGCTCTGGTGTTGTTACTTCTGGGGACGTGTTCGATCTTGAAAGCCTCGAAGTGTTCGATTAGGGCGGTTACCGCGTGGTAGTATTGTGAGAGTAGGGCATCTTTGACTTGATACTCGCCATTGAGGTGTCCTACTGTGAGCTTGGAGTCTGTTTTGCAAAGTAGCTTCTTTGCACCAACGTCGCGTGCTAGGTTGAGGCCGGCTATTATGGCTTCGTATTCTGCTTGATTGTTGGACATTTTGAAATTGAAGCGGAGGGATTGCTCGACAAGGACGTCGCCGGGACCTTCTAGCACTATTCCCGCCCCGGCACCTTGggggtttgaggagccatctacatgcaTCGTCCACCAAGTGTCTTGGGTGGGTGGGTGGTTCTGGAGGTCGTTGGTGAAGTCTGCCAAGCATTgtgctttgatggggccgtgtggcTCGTAGAGGATGTTGAATTCGGACAATTCGATAGCCCACGAAGATAGCCGCCCTGCCAAATCTGGTTTTTGGAGGATCTTGTGCACAGGGTGATCCGTTCTGACGATGACGGTGTGGGACTGAAAGTATGGGCGCAGTCGTCGTGCTGCAGTTATCAATGCGAGGGctattttttcaatcatctgGTAGCGCGTTTCCGGGTCTTGGAGGATTCGGCTGGTGAAATATATGGGTTGTTGGGTGTTGTCTTTCTCTTGGACGAGAGCGGAGCTGAGCGCGCCCGTAGATGCTGCTATGTATATGATGAGGGGAAGGCTGAGGTCTGGTTTAGTGAGAATTGGGGGGGTGGTGCCAATCTGGAGGAATCGATTTGGCTGCGGGAGGGGGAAGTGTCTTATGTCCCCAACGGGCTCGACCCTGGCCTCAGAGTTTACCCTTGGGTCGAGGTCGTCACCTGCTAAGGTTGCTCTGTTCTGGGATTGCTCGATGTTGTGGGTTGTCAAGGGTGGGTGGGGAAGTTTTAGGCTTGCTATATAGCACCGTGTACCGTGATTATGTCACCTTGCGAGGATGGGAATTTCATGGCGAGGTGTGGGGTGGGTACGATGGCCCCCAAGGCGTTGATGGACGGTCTTCCCAAAAGTATGTTGTAAGATGTGTGTGCTTCCACAACTAGGTAGCGAATGGGTATGGTTTTCGTTtgccttccttctccaaatgtAGTATGGAGGTCGATATACCCCTTGGTTGGGACCCTTTCGCCCGAGAAACCGTATATTGGTTCATTGTGGGGAGTGAGGTCCGCTAAGGGTATCTGCAGTTTGTTGAAGGTTTTCCAGTATAAGATATCCACGGAGCTTCCTTGGTCGACGAGCACTTTCTTGACCACGAAGTTTTCTACTTCTATAgttatgaccatggggtcgtcttggtTGGGGTCGGTGCCTTGGAAGTCCGAGTCTGAGAAGGTGATGGGTGGCATCCTTCTTATCGTTCTACCAGCCACAGCGTGTACTGATTGGACTGCTCTTAGGTGCCTTTTCCTGGACGAGGATGACCTCCCTCCTCCGGCAAACCCACCAGATATGGTGTTGATTGTTCCGCGTAAGGGTGGTCTCTCGTCGGTTCGCCTGGGTTGCTGCTGGGCTGGTGCGCGCTGCTCTGTGTGTTGGGTTCTTGCGGGTTCTCTTCTTGGCTCTCTATGCTCAGTTCGCCTGTTTGTTCGTCGCTCGACTCGCCTATTGTCATTCCTCTCATACCGAGGTCTATGAGAGCTTTCTCCGGCTTCTCTTATGTAATGTTTGAGATGTCCGGCTCGCACGAGTTCTTCTATCTTGTCTCGCAGGGTATCGCATTCGTCAGTCGTGTGGCCGTTGTTGCGATGGTAATGGCAGTACTTGCTCAGGTCTGCATTAGGTGGGTTTTGGTACTTTCTGGGCGGGGGGATGAGTTCGGCTTGCAGCACTTCATCGAGTATGCGAGTTCAGGGGAGCGTAGTTGGAGAACTTAGCGGGTCTTCGCTCCATCGGGCGGTTCTGTTCGCGTTGGGGGGGCTCTTTATTAGGTTTCCTGATGTTGGTGTGTGCTAAAGGGGTTTGAGCGTTACTCTGGTATCGCCTCATGTCCTCTACTCTGATGAACATGGCTGCTCTCTTCCTGAGCTCCTGCATGCTTATGGGGGGCGCATCGCTAACTCATCAGCGAAGGGTCCGGGACGGAGGGAGGTCATCATGTACATCAGTATGAGATTGGGGGTGAGGTCCTTGATTTTCATGGCTATGGCGCCGAATCTGGGCGCGTTCAAGGGAGCGCAGTTGGAGAACTTAGCGGGTCTTCGCTCCATCGGGCGGTTCTGTTCGCGTTGGGGGGGCTCTTTATTAGGTTTCCTGATGTTGGTGTGTGCTAAAGGGGTTTGAGCGTTACTCTGGTATCGCCTCATGTCCTCTACTCTGATGAACATGGCTGCTCTCTTCCTGAGCTCCTGCATGCTTATGGGGGGCGCATCGCTAACTCATCAGCGAAGGGTCCGGGACGGAGGGAGGTCATCATGTACATCAGTATGAGATTGGGGGTGAGGTCCTTGATTTTCATGGCTATGGCGCCGAATCTGTCGATGAAAACTCGGAGAGGTTCCCCCTCCTCTTGCCTGAGATTGAGGAGGGCAATTGTGGTGAGGTCGTGGCGACGACTTGTGTCGAACTGGGTGGTAAAGGTGGTGGTAAGTGTGGTGAAGGAGTCAATGGTGTAGGGAGGAAGGCTCATGAACCATTCTAAAGCTGATCCTCTGAGGGCTACTGAAAATGATTTACACAGGACGGCATCGTCCGTTGAATATAAACCCACTTGGTTGGTGTAAATAGATACAAACTCGTCTGGTTCCGTTGTGCCATCGTACGTCACGGTGGGTGCTTTCCATTTATGGGGTAGGGGAGTTTCCGTGATCCCATCTATGAAGGGGTGTCGACGGTTCCTCTTCGACGCGAAGGAGCTGTAGTTACCTCTTGTCGTTGGCCCGGTGGGTCTGTACTCGCTTTCATCTTTAGTTGGATGGATGTCAACTCTTGAGTGAGGAGGGGCAGTGACCCTTGAGTTTGGGGGGATATCCGCCCTTGACCGAGATTGGTAGGGTTCCCCAGCCGCTTGGTCTGCTTCTATCTTCTGTCTGAGACGAGAATTTTCCTCTCTCAATGCCTCCATTTCATCTGCGTTTCTTTTCTTGTACTCCGCGAATTCTTGTTGCATCCTGGCCTGAGCctccaaaatgcgggaaatctCCGATGCTGGTCCGGGGTCCCCAACTTCAACAGTTGGGACCACGGGGGGGACGTCCGCTGTCCTGCTTCTTGTGGACACCATCTTGTCTTCCTGGATTGTTGTCTTGGATCTGTGAAATACTcttcggccccacggtgggcgccaaatgTTCTTACGAGGCCAAAGGTTGTAGTCCACAAATCACTTGGGGGCTTCGGATGGCTGATCTCGGTCCTTCTTCTGTCGCTTCAGGGTGATTCTGGGGTGGAGCCGGTGACCTGCAAAGACACTCTGATGCCAaagtcagcactggtgatgtcagaATATCTgaataatttaatgcgtaatcaatgcatagaacagtgtgctatttatactattttacctgtgggtcctacctgggatgggctttctggcccaatCATCCCCTTTTTGGCTGTTCTTGGATCCAGTGCTTCTTGGGGGAAATTACCAGAGGGTCCTTTGGGGGTTTCCGGTATTCGGTACTCGACTATGAGGATCTATGGGGGTTGACTGGCAACGTCGCGGATCTGGGGGGTGTTTGGTCAATGTATGCAGGCTGGCATGACTGGTTGGGCAACTGGCTACAAGGCTTGGAGTAAGCGGCATCAGGTTTGGGGTAAGCGGCCATCAGGCTTCGCTGGGGGCCGTGTACTAGGGAGGGTGCTTAGTCAATGCCTGCAGGCTGGCATGACTTTGGTTGGGGAGCTGGTGACAAGGCTTGGAGTAAGCGGCACAGGTTTGGAGTAAGCGGCCATCAGGCTTCGCTGGGGGCCGTGTACTTGGGCTGGGACATCTTTGGTTGGGGAGCTGGTCACAAGGCTTGGAGTAAGCGGCACAGGTTTGGAGTAAGCGGCCATCAGGCTTCGCTGGGGGCCATGTACTTGGGCtgggacatcagcctcccaGTCTTGAGGAGATGTTGACGAAAAGACTTACCGGTGTCCTGCCattttgcaattttcatttgTGGGTTAAGGTCGCGTGCCCTATGGCTAtagctaccaaaagtcatccacaaactttgagcaaaggtcctcttgatcttccaaaggttggttcttaagttggcatatggacccttatttcaacttgaagataaagcaaaactaaagcccattaattggttaagcacaaacacaatttggtcagccaattttacaaagcattgggcccttatttaaataaaagaaactacatcaacacggcgcattaggcatcctccatttgacccatatgcaattcacatcataccctccttcttcgagatgatttgtcccgaatcttaagacactagttttaatgtaagtttattatgatcttgtgaaggacttttattttttcaaaagtcgaaactaattctcttcttccaggatcaaattcaacttgatatttgttactttccaatggttgcaatccgttgataacatttcttggcaacagtaccccaccttgatatgtaacaataaataattccatgcattgtgtttgacgaatttgctttttatcgacggaccaaatgcataataaagcactatgaacaagcttcctttttaaacatggaagttggtgtgtttcatttacatgcttatccttttgttccttgtaaatgacatcacaaactgtagaaggaaaaacattgacgaataaactttctctagttccatttctttttctttattttcccttccttctggagtttatattacttctttttctattctttctttttctgttttctccttcagcctacgttgatccttactgacttgtcttggtgtcataaatttctacttgttttgatgtccctcatgcctcaaataaagggaacgttcatcaagatggggtgttttaaaacgaagccatgcccatcccaaaagaaaatgacaagagtccatgggagcaatatcacataatacttctttcacacattgccatgtactgaatttgatccatgcttgatccagatgatgggttgctggtaactggagtttctccaccaatctttgcctcacaacattgttttcgcttccgtaatcgaatgcaactaaacatggatggccttcggtcaaaaactttgtataataaacttcctttcctattccaaatctagatagccaggctctgaataccaaatgatgtgaatccagagggttcgattcgtttgactgatctatcattgatGGAacgctaacaagcaagaaatttgagaaattatttaaaacgagaaaatggaaacataaaagaagatggaacggaaattgttagacatcacacttccaagaatagaAGATAAGCCTacgagttgaaacacacaaagggataaaggacctttgattaaactcatggattcttgaatcactcaagaacttaggagaatcactctcactaagatagatgagataaaactcgtttattttctgaataaaactcagcttgccttcattgatgaaaatggttcaacttatataggagctttaaccatcagaattacaaaagacacataaatttcaatatcatcccgcttaaagctattaattagtgatccactcaaactaataacgatccgctacttaatggttgattgtaactgaatttaaggctaccaaaagtcatccacaaactttgagcaaaggtcctcttgatcttccaaaggttggttcttaagttggcatatggacccttatttcaacttgaagataaagcaaaactaaagcccattaattggttaagcacaaacacaatttggtcagccaattttacaaagcattgggcccttatttaaataaaagaaactgcatcaacacggcgcattaggcatcctccatttgacccatatgcaattcacatcataccctccttcttcaagatgatttgtcccgaatcttaaaaCCCTAGTTTTAaggtaagtttattatgatcttgtgaaggacttttatttttccaaaagtcgaaactaattctcttcttctaggatcaaattcaacttgatatttgttactttccaatggttgcaatccgttgataacatttcttggcaacagtaccccaccttgatatgtaacaataaataatttcatgcattgtgtttgacgaatttgatttttatcgacgaaccaaatgcataataaagcactatgaacaagcttcctttttaaacatggaagttggtgtgtttcatttacatgcttatccttttgttccttgtaaatgacatcacaaactgtagaaggaacaacattgacgaataaagtttctctagttccatttctttttctttattttcccttccttctggagtttatattacttctttttctattctttctttttctgttttctccttcagcctacgttgatccttactgacttgtcttggtgtcataaatttctacttgttttgatgtccctcatgcctcaaataaagggaacgttcatcaagatggagtgatttaaaacgaagccatgctcATCCCaacagaagatgacaagagttcgtgggagcaatatcacataacaatTCTTTCAcgcattgtcatgtactgaatttgatccatgcttgatccagatgaaaggttgctggtaactggagtttctccaccaatctttgcctcacaacattgttttcgcttccgtaatcgaatgcaactaaacatggatggccttcggtcaaaaactttgtataataaacttcctttcctatttcaaatctagatagccaggctctgaataccaaatgatgtgaatccagagggttcgattcgtttgactgatctatcattgatggaatgctaacaagcaagaaatttgagaaattatttaaaacgagaaaatggaaacataaaagaagatggaacggaaattgatagacatcacacttccaagaatagaAGATAAGCCTacgagttgaaacacacaaagggataaaggacctttgattaaactcatggattcttgaatcacttaagaacttaggagaatcactctcactaagatagatgagataaaactcgtctattttctgaataaaactcagcttaccttcattgatgaaaatggttcaacttatataggagctttaaccatcagaattacaaaagacacataaatttcaatatcatcccgcttaaagctattaattagtgatccactcaaactaataacgatccgctacttaatggttgattgtaactgaatttaaggctaccaaaagtcatccacaaactttgagcaaatgtcctcttgatcttctaaaggttggttcttaagttggcatatggacccttatttcaacttgaagataaagcaaaactaaagcccattaattggttaagcacaaacacaatttggtcagccaattttacaaagcattgggcccttatttaaataaaagaaactacatcaacacggcgcattaggcatcctccatttgacccatatgcaattcacatcataccctccttcttcgagatgatttgtcccgaatcttaagacactagttttaatgtaagtttattataatcttgtgaaggacttttattttttcaaaagtcgaaactaattctcttcttacaggatcaaattcaacttgatatttgttactttccaatggttgcaatccgtcgataacatttcttggcaacagtaccccaccttgatatgtaacaataaataattccatgcattgtgtttgacgaatctgcttctaatccacggaccaaatgcataataaagcactatgaacaagcttcctttttaaacatggaagttggtgtgtttcatttacatgcttatccttttgttccttgtaaatgacatcacaaactgtagaaggaaaaacattgacgaataa of the Vigna unguiculata cultivar IT97K-499-35 unplaced genomic scaffold, ASM411807v1 contig_25, whole genome shotgun sequence genome contains:
- the LOC114171412 gene encoding uncharacterized protein LOC114171412, yielding MVITIEVENFVVKKVLVDQGSSVDILYWKTFNKLQIPLADLTPHNEPIYGFSGERVPTKGYIDLHTTFGEGRQTKTIPIRYLVVEAHTSYNILLGRPSINALGAIVPTPHLAMKFPSSQGDIITNRATLAGDDLDPRVNSEARVEPVGDIRHFPLPQPNRFLQIGTTPPILTKPDLSLPLIIYIAASTGALSSALVQEKDNTQQPIYFTSRILQDPETRYQMIEKIALALITAARRLRPYFQSHTVIVRTDHPVHKILQKPDLAGRLSSWAIELSEFNILYEPHGPIKAQCLADFTNDLQNHPPTQDTWWTMHVDGSSNPQGAGAGIVLEGPGDVLVEQSLRFNFKMSNNQAEYEAIIAGLNLARDVGAKKLLCKTDSKLTVGHLNGEYQVKDALLSQYYHAVTALIEHFEAFKIEHVPRSNNTRADILSKLASTKKKGRYKSLLQHTLSIPSIEQTSQCLNITTSGTWMEPFVTYLEDGTTPANADKGWTRKAARYILVDGELFRRGFSRPLLKCITRDQAEYVMQEIHQGVCGYHSGPKTMAARILRAGYYWPTMEEDCTTYVRKCAQCQKHGPVTHVPQEELHHVSSPWPFSKWGMDIIGPFAPRKGQVKFLLVAVDYFSKWIEAEPLATITANQVQRFVWKNIICRYGIPHTIITDNGRQFIDKGLTEFYRNLKITHVTSSVEHPQTNGQAEAANKVILGQLKKRLDGAKGKWPDELLEVLWAYRCTPQSSTHEAPYTLVYGTDAMIPVEIGQPSLRQQHHSDQTNDDCMNTHLDLLYEAREKARIHDLATKLRAARRYNSKLKPRSLHKGDLVWRMTSKARKHEGKFSPNWEGPFRILKDVGKGAYRLEKLSREPLPSTWNISHLKLYFS